The Panicum virgatum strain AP13 chromosome 6K, P.virgatum_v5, whole genome shotgun sequence nucleotide sequence gggaggggagggaggagagaggaaatctaaccctaggctaatgataccatgatggagagaataattgctggtattcctccaaccctagaagggtgggtatatataatacctatacatgggcctctagatgggcctctatacacatgggctcaatatacaccaacacttaCCGTGCTTATGATTTTTTTTCGATGTGGgaagtgcgggaagcctacggcactgggtacgccctttttttaatatattttgGCAAACAAATTATTCAGTTTTCTACATATTACTTCTGAAGTTTAATTCAGTTTATCGTATCACTTTGATTTATTTAAGTTAAATGCCTGCCTGCAAGGTTCAATTAAATTAACACGGAAAAGCTAAAATAGTTTACACTAATATTGTAAGTTAATTCCTTTTTGTCTGACATTTGCAGTATTTCCTCTTTCCTGTTCATTTTGTTTGGCAGACGATTCTACCATAACCCGTAAAGGATTCTGTACAATATCATGGAATCTGAAAGCAGATATACAAGATGGTTACCTGATATTCATAACAGGAGACCCTGTTACCCTGGGCTGTTGGGAATCGAACATGGCTATTCAGTTGGCTCCTTCTGTTGAAAGCAATAATATATGGACAGCTGAAATAAAGGTATTTCTTCATTTAACAGTGAAATTATTTTGTGGAAATGAATCCCAACTTCCTTAAATTAACAGGATAACATCTGAAAGAGATACGACTCGGGAAAATAGTAGATTGATCAATGGGGTGCATAGCACGTTtacatatataggcaaggagATCCTAGGATTGGTTTATAGAAAGTGCCGAATCAGGGAGTCCTTGCCTAACCAAATCATCGACAAAACCCTAGAGCACAAGTCCAATGGGCTTGTAAGGCTGCAGCCGAAAGGCCCAAAAAGGCCTGGCCAAACATAACTTTCTAACAACATCCAGTAACTCAGCATACTATTGTGTGGATAACAAACCATATGTTAATAGTTCAAGAAGCATTCAAAGTTGATTATTCTAGCAAAAGTCTTCATCTTTAGTTGATTTCACATTTTGCTACAGATGATAATTTGATATAGTAGTTATCATGCTGTAGTTCTTATTCTGTTGTCGTCACAATGGGAGTATGGTAGAAATACCGGCAGAGGAAGGCCATATGGCTTGGCTTGAAGGAGATTAGTGTACTGGAACTTGAAAGTTGAAGATAGATGAGAGGATTTTTTGTGTTGAGAAGTGACTAAATCATTTTCTTGCCTGGCAAAATGACCAAAACAGGTTGGCTCTATTTATGTAGAGAAGTACATAAGAAGGTTGTAATTGAAAATAGCTCTAACAAGACTTGAACATATGGTAGAATACAAACTCAACCAGTGAACAAACCTTACTATCTTGACATAACTCTTACTAATTTGTACTCCTGACTAAATTGTACTGCCCATTACGGCACACATATGATGCAGTATGCTGCATATACCTCTTGTATTTCCTGCGTTGCTGGTGCATTTGGTTCAAAGAATGTACGGCCTATCTGATGTCCTTTTTCAAATCTCTAATCTATGAGGGGTAGATTTGTTGCATTAGGCACATGTTGTCTTGGATGACGTTTAGTATTCGTCATCTTGATTAAATATTCTCAGACCAGCACATATATTCTCCCAGGGAAGCTACAATAATCCATCTTTTGGTGCATAGCAGCTACAGTGGTATGTTGTGCCATCTGTTTAGTGTGGCCTAAGTGGATCTTTGTATTCCAGTGTGGCCCTTTTACACTGTATTTCAACAGTAGTTTAGTTTCTTATATTCCAATGTTTCTGGTGCTGGTTAACACATAAGACAAACCATGTTATTATATTGTTCACCTTTTAATTAATAACATGTTCACAAGTTACTCATGGGAACAATTCACTCCCTACTTGTGGCCTTGTGGGAACAAGTTAGTTCAATAAGGAAATATTTGTTTCTCAAGACATAGATAGTAGATCAGTAATATATAGGCTTGCTTCGTGAATTTGATGAATGCGGTGGTGACTTAACTATTTTTGGAgctcttattttttttaagtTTTTTGAACATCACATTCTTTACTCTTTCAGGTGCCATATGGGGTGCACTTCAAATATAATTATTTTGTTCGAGAAGAAAAAGGTTCATCTTCTGATATTATATGGAGGCCAGGTCCAGATTACTCCTTATCAATACCTTCAGTTGGCCGGAAAAAACAGTTCATTGTTGTGAAAGATCTATGGATGAAAACCAGTGTGGCAGGTCTTCCTGCTCCTTCATGGGGATCATGGCTGATGGAAGCTGGTTCTCTTGAAGGTGAATATTTTGAGGGTGGAAATCATTGGAGCATAGCAGAAGCTCACTCTGCTAGGGATACAGCAGATCAAGATTTATCTGTAGGTAATGTTGCATTACCACATCTTTTCACAAATAATAATTAATTGTAGTTTCTTTAGTGGTGCTGAACACTTAAATGTTTCCAGTGGATTGGCAGGTGAGCATATTATATTGAAAATCGGGAATGGCACACCTTTACATGCAAAGCTGTTATCAGAGAACCTATCTACCAGCATGCACAATAATGTAATCGACAAACCAAATGCCAATAATATAACCGACAAACCAAATGCCGATAATATAAACCAACATGGAAGGTATCAACTTATAGAGgagccatggattcttgaatCTATTGTGGCTTCAAAGAAACCAGTTGCAAGAGTCAAAGATAAAAAAGGCAAAAAGAAGTTTGTCAATAATAAGCATGATTCGAGCAGAGCTAGTGAATGCATGCCTCAAGAGGATCAGCCTGTTGAAGAGCCATGGTTATTTGAATCTATGGTGGAGGCAAATGAAACTTTAGTTCATGCTGATGGAAAAATAGAAGCTAAGGATATTATCAGAAAGctaaggaaaatagaaaaaccgCCAGAACCTCTGGAGGAGAATAAGCCAACTACTGGTGAACCTTCATCAAGAGTTATACTTATTAACTCCTCTGTCTGCACTATGCAGAGAATTGCAGTATTAGAAGATGGAAAACTAGTTGAACTCTTGCTGGAACCCATCAAGAACAACGTACAGTGTGATAGTATTTACTTAGGTATAGTAACAAAGCTTGTTCCTCATATGGGAGGAGCATTTGTAGATATTGGAATTTCAAGGCCTTCTCTTATGAGTATAAAGCAAAACCGAGATCCTTTTGTGTATCCTCAAGTTGTAAAGAACAGTAGAGCAGATCCTGCTGATGATTCTTACTATAATGAAGAGAACCTTCCAAcatatgatgaagatgatgatatGAGTGATGATGAGTTTGCAGATGAAGAAACTCATGATGCCTCGTCATCATTTCCGGTTGAGAATATTACAGATAATGAAGAAGGCATGACATTAATACCTGATGCTAAGATAGACATTGCCGATAGTGCTGAATTTGAAGGCATTTCTGGTTATGAcgaagacaaagatgatgaaaaCGATCACATGGAAGATGAATATATCGAGGAAATACTGCAAGCAGATCAGTCAGAAATTTCCAATGATCTTAAGACTTTATCTTCAATTCAACATGCTTTGAGAGAATCTAATGACGACACAAATGGAAGCAGGTGGTCTCAAGTTCGCAAGGGCACTAAAATTATGGTTCAGGTAGTCAAGGAAGGCTTGGGTACGAAAGGTCCAACACTTAGTCCATTTCCATGCCTGCGAAGCCGATTTTGGGTAAGATCATGGGGATTTCTGCATCATTAAATTTGCTGTGCTTTGCAATCTTTTAGAATATGTCATTGGTAATTTTTGCATGTGGTACAAATAAATATTTATGAAAGTGACAGATTAATTGTACAATAACTAATGAAATTGATTCTAacatgggatgtgtggataatgCTTTCTGATTATGACCTTGAAATGACGTTATGACATAACCTAGTGGAATGTCAATTATAAATACTAGTGTTAATTGATGAGTATTGGAGTAGATTATTTCCTTTTGAAGTCGTAGAATATTTCTTTTTAAGTATTGGATGGAGTAGAGTATTTCCTTTTGAAATTATAGAACATAACCTCTGGCTGATCAATAAAAGAGAGTTcgaaaaaaagttttgcaagaTGACAGTCTAAAAGCAAAATGTCTTCAACCGAATGTGCCTTGTTGTGACTACTGTGAAGAGGGCCATTATCTCTACAACAAAAGCAAATGAAAACCTACGAAAGCAACTGAGCTAGTACTAAAAAGTTAACGAAACCTCTTTAAGATCTCAATGTTTGTTAGGTGTCTTCCTAACATTGGACCACCAGATCCTGAATGCGAGGAACTCTTTCTGGAAGCAACTCCTAAAATTTTCTCTATCTTCAACATAACAGATATATGACACTTTGATTTATGGTTTATGCATCAACTAGTTATACATCACTGATATGGCGTCGGGGTTTGCGAGGAGTGCGTAGAGGAGAGCGTAAGAGCAGAGCGGCTTGAGAATGCGAACGCAGCAAGTACGGCGACGATGTTATCTCGTCGGCCGGTGAGGAAGTGTTCCTCGCCACCATCGAAGATAACTTGCCCCAACTGGGAGAGTCTTTATTCTTCGATAACAACCCTAGTACAATCTACTAGTCTTTATAGTATCAGGCCTGACTTCACGAGCAAACTTTCCTAACAAACATAATATAACTCTCCGAAGCAATATCTactaaaaagaaacaaatcagCCACTTGTAGAAGTTGTTGCTGTTGTGGACTCTTTCCTTTTCCTCCTTTGATACGTACGTGGATAGTAAAAGGAGTCCACAACAATCACTATGCATGATAGGCTGAAATAATCTTATAAAGTATATTGTTTTCTTCAAATAGCTATCAATAGATCAACTATCATTATTCTTTTACATTTCATCATGTTCctgaatgaaaaaaaatcaacataACTCGCAGGAAATTTTAGGATTAACTTCAATGATATATCTTTGAATTTCCAGATATTGGTTTCCTGTGGTAACAAAGTTGGAGTATCCAAAAAGATTACTGGTATAGAGCGCACCAGGTTAAAGGGAATAACAAAATTATTGCGGCCTCCTGGATTTACATTGACAGCTCGTACGGTCGCTGCTGGTCATTCTTGGGAGGACTTGCAGAGGGATCTTGATGGCTTGCTATCTACCTGGAAAGTAATAACAGAACATGCTCAATCTGCTGCCTTGGCTGCTGAGGAGGGAGTGGATGGTGCTGTTCCTGTAATGTTGCACAGAGCAAAGGGTCAGGCTCTATCTGTTGTTCAAGATGATTTCAATGAGAAGGTGAATTAATTCATGATGCAATTTACTCAAATTTGTTTTATATTTCAACTCGACCAAGATCATTTTTTTAACTTATTATTCAATTAGGTGAAGAGATTGGTTGTGGATTCTCCTCGAACATATCATGAGGTAAGGAACTTGATGATGGCAATTGGTAAACACTTTATCTAAAACAGAAACTGAGCCTAGCCTAGTTAGTGGGAGTTGTGTGTTTACACCTCACCACCGAGGTTTGGGTGCTCTTCGGCTCTAGTTTCGGTGTCCATTTCTTCTTTTACTTACAATGCCACCTAGACATCCTAGGTTGgttcattgtttttttttcttcaacttaTCTAGAACTCATTGACAAATATTTATTTGTCTAATTTCTCTTTACATGCATACATGATTTATAAAAGTATAAAACTCTGGAAACATGTCAATTCCTGATGCTGATTTAGTCTGCAACTTAATCATTAGAACACCAACTGGTTCATCTAAATTGGTTCTGatgatctttcttttcttccatTTTGGTATTGTGGATTTCCTTTCTTCGCATCTTGGTTAAGTGTTGTAAAAAGAGGATATTTTGGGCAATTGCCTGTGTTGTTCAAATCTCAGTCATGCTCCTTTATATTCCCTTGATTTATCTGTTATGGGTCAGAAAATGAACATAATGTGGGATGccgttcagaaaaaaaaattgttatttTTGAAACAGTTAGTGTAGGGAAGAACAATGAGTAGCACTATGTTTTAAGGGAGCTCAACGAGCTGCACTATGTTTCAACATAGCAGGATTTGCTTGCCTATGCTGAACATTTAACCTGTTGGTTGCTGTGAACCGTGCATCCTTATACAGAAATATTTTCTTAAATCTGGTGAAgcacacttttctttttgtgTTTAGGTTACAAGCTATCTCAAAGAAGTTGCACCTGAGCTCTGTAGTCGAGTTGATCTTTATGAGAAAAGAAAACCTATATTTGATGAATACAACATTGAGAAGGAGATAGACAATATCCTTTGCAAAAGGTTATATTTCATTGTTTCTTAATTTCAGTTGATGCAATTTTTCGCTAGTAAGCATATTTTTATGGTTGTTTAACTTGTCACTTTTTTCGGTGTAATATTCTTTTATCCCTGTAAGTGGTGTGCTTCTGTAGAACAATAATTGGAGTTACTAGAAGTACCTTATACAGTTATACTTCGCTGAGTAGTTTCAGTACGCAAAAACTGCTTTAAGACGTAGATATTAGATGGAATCAGTTCGATAGCATGTCTAGTTGTGCACTGACATGGTAATAGAAAATGCTAGTATTTGGTAGCAGAACAAGATTTACTAAAGAAGTTGTTGTGGCATATCACCATTTACCAGCATAAAAGAAAGCTATCAGAGAAATAGAGGATATATTGACCTGATGATTACTGGCACATCTACTGATGTAGGGAGAGCATCGAAAAATATTTATGGCCTCAGAAAAATAAGTTGGTAGTGTCCAGAATCAGTGGCACATGGTTTTTTAATGGTCTTTTGTGAGCTTAAATTTATATATTGGTGTTGAAAAACACTGACCAGAAGCGCCATCTTTTTATTGTGAAAAACATGAGTCGATTGAATTATGAAGTTGGTTTCTTCACTAAGATATGTGAGTTCTGAAGTATAGTTGGCTGAGGCATAATTTGTTTGGTGCAAGCAGAAGTCAAAGCTTCTGGCGTCCtctgtgacaagagggtgccacaaaagctaaaatgtaagttctataggacagcgattCACCCGGCattgttatacggtgctgaatgttggcctacaaaaaggcaacATGTCCAGCaattgagtgtagcagagatgcgtaTGTCACACTGGTTTTGTGGGTGTTgcaatataagtgaattgcccacctctctccatcagcttaagctattgggttgaactggttggtgcatgctactcaatatggtatcaaagccagaggtctcgagttcAAATCCTGGTTAgcgcaattaaataaaataattgccgCTCGCTCCTATTCCACGTCCGAAGCCTGAGGGAGCTCCAAGTGAGGGCGAGTGTTGGAATATaggtgaattgcccacctctccccatcagcttaagcttttgggttaaactgatcggtgcatgcaactcaatagtgAGCACACAAGatgggatagagtccggaacgaaggtATTCGAGATAGGGTGGTTTGGACAAGTCCAACAAAGTTAAAGAGAGGTAGAGGTCGACCTATATTGAACTGGGGCAcgttggttaagagagaccttaaggagtGGAATATCTCCAAGTAATTAGCTatggataggagtgcttggaaaCTAGCAATTAACATGCCTGAACCGAGACCTTTGTTTCTGTTTACCCCTATCTCTACCTTCTGTCTTGTGTCTTTTTTTGTGTTTCTCTTATCCTtttttcttttgggtttcatctctagcctaccccaacttgtttgggacaaaaggccatgttgttgttgtaagcaAAAGTCAAAAGTTTAGTTAAGCAGGAAAGACAAATGTGATGTTGATTCATGTTAAAAAATCAGTTTGCAAAGGAAACTCTAATAGACTATTATTAGGGGGGACACATATTTGAATACACAAACAAATGTGGCATTATATGTCCAGATAGCTTACTTTTTTTCTCCAACATGCATGAGAACTGTGTGTCATTTCATCAAAGAAGAGATATTAAGTACAAACTACAGTAAGTCAGAAACATCAAGACGTTCATTCCgctgaaagaaaataaaaacgaCAAAAGAATGCCCTAGACTATCTAGCCACTAGACCTTGGAGGTCCTTAGCACCTGCAGCACACCAGAACATGCCTTGATCTGTCACAACATGTACTACAGCAGCCACATCAGGATTAGTTCCATTGAAGACACTATCATTCCCTTGATTCCAAATCTCCAAGGTAACTAATATGATCAACGAATTAAACCACATTTTGAGTTGCTTGCCAACCTGGCAACCTTGTTATGTCTGACTTCAGCCACAGGCTGCAAACCAACTGGATTCAAGATGGTAAACCAAAATACCAAATTTGTCTAAAAACCACACATGTGACCAAATATGCTGGTTGGTTAGTTGTAGATAACTAGATATACTTATCGTAGACTACCATATGTCTCGGGAGGTGCCTTGCCCTCCAAGTCTCCTGTACTCATATATACCGGCCGAtgcctcaatgcaatacaatccACCAATTGCACTAATTCTATTATTTTACATGGTATCATGAGTTTAGTTTTTTCTAGATCGTGAGCAACTCTTCTGTTGCTCCTCGCACCGCCCCGGGGAGATTAATCTCCGATTGGGGTAGCGCTCAGATTCGCAGCCGAGTGCCTTTGGAACTTTGGGCATCCTGTAGGTGCTATGCCCTGGCGTTCGTTGGGTGGCTTCTGCTTTCAGTCGGGCGGCGCTGTCTGACAGGGCCTTCACCGCCATTGTTGCCCTGCCTTGCCTTGCGCCGTTGGGCCACACAGGGGCCATGCCCCCATCCGGACTCGATCTGCCACAGCACCAGTGCTGCTAGCCTACGTAGTGCCCATGGCAGGCACCCTTCAGCTGCAGGTACAACCATCCATGACCACTAGCTAGCCTCCTCGCCGTGCTCCCTTCTGTATTTTATTTTCTGTGCGGACATGCGTTCACCATGTGGTCAACACCAGAAGAAAGGAAAGATGGAGGCAAAGCTATGGGTACATGAGGTGTACACATATATTTCTATTTGGTGCTGTAGAGATCGGGTTGCATCGCCCACCGCCCGTCGACCTCACGCCTCTACTTCGACATCGGCGTCGAATTCATCGGCTTCTTCCTCGTCTACGACTATGTGGCATGGCAAGATGGATGACGCCCTAGGGGACACCAGTTTGCGCCACCCACTTCGTCGTCTCGCCCTGCACTTCATCCTCCAccggctcgtcgtcgcctcACGATTTGGACGCCTCTGCCAACTTCGCCCATTGTCGTCTCGTCTCATGCATACTTGGTCTGATGAGCCCATGTGTGTGATTCACATGGTTCCCATGACATGCGTCCTCGTACTGCTCGCCACTTCCCTGAGTATGGATTGCTAACGCTGCATCGCCTCTTCGGGCAGCACTAGCACCACCCGTGGTCTCACCCACCGTTGCATCCTCATTGTCGACGACCACATCCTCGACTTCGTCGTCGACTACCCGTCGGTGCGCCTTGCGCGCATGGTCTTTATCACCCTGTTCGAGTTCTTCGTCTTCTTTGAGCACTGCTGCCGCTGCCATGGGCGGACTAGGGGGTGGCCTCGACCCACCCTAAGATTTGGCCCAATGACCTTCACCCTCTCCATTTTTCATGTTTGATCTTGTAGGAAAGGTAGAATGCGTATAATGAGGTCGATTATATTGcaatgagccccttgggcggtatatataagagtacaaggcttggagggcaaggcacctcccctagagataaggaaggctatcacgagattacatcaatcctaaattaccatatctggagttgcctaatatactctaacttccccccgcagtcgtagcggtagcaacacgaacggtcagactggagaacaatggagatgtatcccccctgcagtcgaaacgccggtgcgaaagctttgactggagactcatgtagatgatagccctttagtgccgtagtagcctaggtcgaggtggacgtggtcgaagccgtggagaGGGCGCGGGTCAAATCGTCGTCGAGGTGCTCAAGTACgcaaactcagcagcttcttgccgaagacagcagcaggacggtgcggcggatgacgatggtagacggcgtggtttgcgacttaggtcacgctcaggacaggggtggcgacggcgcaggttgcagcaagtgtcgcgctcagatcaggggtggcgacgacgtcttccatcaggaacatcggcggcgatgtccgcgcgagaacggctggaggcgcggaggcggatcgagcgcctgcttgacgaagaccggtggcgagtggcgccaccgcctgaaaaggcggcgacaccggtagggtggcttgatcacgaaCATTGTCGCTGCAGCCTAGAGGGCGCAACAACCTCGTCCTTCGGGAGGGTCGACGATGGATCGAAGACGAAcggcagggcgacgcaaaccGATCTTAGATCGGAAAAAGGGAAAATCAGCAGTAGCATCAAGACGAACCTGCGGGTACAATCTCGGGTGCACCAAGTAATGCCCCCCAAACCTTATCCTCATCCGCCTGTTGGCCAGAGGACAAAGGAAGGGGCAAAAACAGAGGGGGCGAGACCCGAGCGGCCTCTGCTCCAGCTGCGGGGTGGACCGGCGGCCCCGGGCCGCCCTCGCAGCCGCATCCTCGCgcacaaggcggcggcggaagcggcgCTGAGGACGAAGGGGACACAGGCTTGATTGCGCAGAGGAGAGAGCTGGCAATGGAAGGCGGGAGGGGCTTCGCCCCTGGGCGCTGCggcccggcggcgacgacgatcgGCGGTGCGGTGGCCCAACGGCGCCGATGGCGCAGTGGCCTGGCGTCCCCGCAGTGGTCCTCCGCAGCCACGCACTCGCGCTCATGGCAGCGGTGCGGTGGCGCTGGTAGGAGTCGGGGCGCCTGGCCTGATGCGCGGGAGGGGCGGGCGGATTCAGATGCGGAGCCGAGAGGGAGGACGACGCGGAGGCATGCAGGCCCAGTGGCGCCCCCATGGCGATGTGGTACCCAACGGGGACGTCGAGCGGCGCCGCCATGGGGCGGCTAGGGAAGAGGTAGGTCCTTCTGCTGGGCTtgatgacggcggcggcgcgggtcagagggatccgcggcgcatcctaggagggcgctgccccTGGCGGAGATCAATCTCGATCTCCCCGGGGGCACGCGGGTGCAGCGGAAGCGGCGGTGCGGCTAGGGTTAGTATCTCGTAACCTAGGCGTCTGATGCCATGTAGAAATGATAGGATGCTTATAATGTGGTCGATTATATTGcaatgagccccttgggcggtatatataggagtacaaggcTTGGAGGGTAAGGCACCTCCCCTAGAAATAAGGAAGGCTATCACGGGATTACATCAATTCTAAACTACCATatctggagttgcctaatatactctaacagattttatttattactactaGAAAAAATAGctattaattattttttgtcAATAGCAATTGATAATTGAATTGAGATGGTGAAAAGTGAAAAAATAACATCTTTTATTAGATTGTATTGACTTATTaactaaaatattttaaaaataatttctatTGGACCACCCTAACTTAAAATCCTAGATTCGCCGCCCACTACCCATGGATCGTCTGGCCCTACCGTAGACCGTCCGCCTACCCTCTCCGTCTCGCTTTGTCTGGCACAACCTCATAGCCAGCGTCGCCATTTCTTCCCCATCTACAAGCAGGCTGCAACACATCTTCTACCCCGTCGTTCTTCTACGCCTGCGACCGCTGTGGAGGACTTCTTTGCTATTCCCACATATAATGACGTGTCTGGTTGTACCTTCTGCCTTGCACATCAGATACTGACAACATCGGTGCGTGCCTTCGTCCTCGACGCATTCTCGGGTCTGGCAAACCTAACTCAAGCGTCGCCACGGCGGCCTTGACCTCATCCTTGGCATCGATCTTCCTCGACGACTACCTCGACACGTCACCGTCTTCGTCTATGGCGCTTTCCCTTATGCGCCACCACGCCCACCTTGGTGCGCCCACGGCTTCATGTGCGGCACCATCGTCTTTGGCAACCTTGATAGCTACGTCGACCACGGCTACCCTACGCACGGCATCCTCGACCATGGCTATTCACCCTCATCTCGGCTACCTCGACACTGACACAAAGGGTTATCATCTACTTGAGTTACTTATCGATTTTCTCTCTAGTTGCAGCATCCGCACCGCGCCGACGTTATAACTGTGGGGGGGATGTCACTCTGTCGGCTTTtgccttcatcttcttctccagTCTCATCGTCTGTGGTGCTCCCACTGTGACTGCGGGGgaatgttagagtatatttggttgTTGTAGATATACGTATCGTAGACTGCCATATGTCTTGGGAGATGCCTTGTCCTCCAAATCTCCTGTACTcatatataccggccgaggcctcaGTGCAATATAACCACCAATTGCACCAattctattattttaaattcgGCTTTGTCACAGAGAGGCAAGCTGCAGGATGTCAGGCCTTATTTGACCAGTCCAACAGCGATTGAGTATTGCTAGCCACAAAAAGAACTTACAGCATAAAAATGCTAACAACTTTGAAACTCTCGTGCAAGGAGCATATTCATTGAGCTCACAAAGAATGCCTTGTAAACTGATTTACTTGAGTAAATCCCTATGCTGGAGAGTACAAGATGTACATGCCCAATATGGGCCGACCCGCCCAATATGGGCCTATACAATACACAGGCCTATACAATGCCTAATTCCCGCCTGCAGTCGAAGCGTGAGGCAGTCGAACGCAAAGACTGGACCTAAAATCCTGGAACAGCTGAACATGTAACCCCTTCGTCATAATATCGGCGAACTGATATTGTGACGGCACATGAAGAACACGAAATTCGCCAAGAGCCACCTTCTCCCGGACAAAGTGGATGTCGATTTCGATGTGCTTTGTAAGGCGGTGGTGGACCGGGTTGGCTGTCATGTAGacagcgctgacgttgtcgcagtagacgactGTAGCAACCTTCAGCGGAATATGGAGTGCCTGAAGTTGCCGCAACCAGCAGCATTCGGCGACGACGTGAGCAACCGCCTGGTACGCGGCCTCCGCACTGGACCGGGATACCGTGGTTTGCTGTTTGGACGACCAGGACACCAGGCTGTCTCCCAAAAAGACACAGAAGCCTGATGTAGAACGGCGGGAATCTGGGCAGCCCGCCCAGTCGGCGTCAGAGTAGGCGACCAATTTCTCGGCGTCAGAGTTTGACCATTGCCAACAGTAATGAAATAATGAGAGGAAGGAAGGCGTGATAGGAGTATACCATTCGTGGTGCTCATGTGAGACGAAGCACCAGAGTCCATAACCCAGGGAGCCTTGTTCTGGAGAGCCATCTGGTTGAGGGCAGCAATGAGGCCCGCCTGATCCCACGTGGGCGCGGGGGAGGACACCTGAACCGGTGCAAAGGCGGTGTGCGCCTGAGGAGGGGCGCCGAGGATGGAGGGACGCCAGGCACCAGCAGTGGTGCCCTGTGGCGCGCCGCCGGTGGGGAAGAGCCCCTGAGGCGCCCAGGGATTATAGCAAATCCAGGGGCCCATGGGGCGGTAGGGCTGGGGGGCGATGCTGCTGTTGCCGGGCTGTGGTGCGCGGCTGCCGCCGGCACTAGTGTTGTTGCCGCAACCGCCGCCCTTCCTGGAGCCGCCGCGGTTCCTCCTGTTTCCAGCGTTGCCAGCAGGCTTTGGTGGGGTCGGCTGGCCGCCACCAGAGCTGCTGGAGGAGGCgctggaggtggtggagcgTCACCTGCCCGGGCTGGTACAACCAGAGCCGGCGGATGCGAGGAGAGCGGTGTTGGCGATGGCCTTCTCATCATT carries:
- the LOC120712173 gene encoding ribonuclease E/G-like protein, chloroplastic isoform X2 translates to MAARTLAPPSPLGSMWGPPRAPAGSPVTEASAAAAHAARRGGAAVSPALSGLRGRHSLCSVQFMDGLGSNIQAEVNLALSPKASMSNGNDDSTITRKGFCTISWNLKADIQDGYLIFITGDPVTLGCWESNMAIQLAPSVESNNIWTAEIKVPYGVHFKYNYFVREEKGSSSDIIWRPGPDYSLSIPSVGRKKQFIVVKDLWMKTSVAGLPAPSWGSWLMEAGSLEGEYFEGGNHWSIAEAHSARDTADQDLSVGEHIILKIGNGTPLHAKLLSENLSTSMHNNVIDKPNANNITDKPNADNINQHGRYQLIEEPWILESIVASKKPVARVKDKKGKKKFVNNKHDSSRASECMPQEDQPVEEPWLFESMVEANETLVHADGKIEAKDIIRKLRKIEKPPEPLEENKPTTGEPSSRVILINSSVCTMQRIAVLEDGKLVELLLEPIKNNVQCDSIYLGIVTKLVPHMGGAFVDIGISRPSLMSIKQNRDPFVYPQVVKNSRADPADDSYYNEENLPTYDEDDDMSDDEFADEETHDASSSFPVENITDNEEGMTLIPDAKIDIADSAEFEGISGYDEDKDDENDHMEDEYIEEILQADQSEISNDLKTLSSIQHALRESNDDTNGSRWSQVRKGTKIMVQVVKEGLGTKGPTLSPFPCLRSRFWILVSCGNKVGVSKKITGIERTRLKGITKLLRPPGFTLTARTVAAGHSWEDLQRDLDGLLSTWKVITEHAQSAALAAEEGVDGAVPVMLHRAKGQALSVVQDDFNEKVKRLVVDSPRTYHEVTSYLKEVAPELCSRVDLYEKRKPIFDEYNIEKEIDNILCKRVPLNNGGSLVIEQTEALVSIDVNGGHSMFGQGTSQEKAILEVNLEAAKQIARELRLRDIGGIIVVDFIDMTDDLNKRLVYEEMKKAVEKDRSTVGVSELSKLGLMEITRKRVRPSVTFMISEPCTCCHGTGRVEALDTSFSKIEREICRRLAASRRKSDPEKPKSWPRFVLRVDHEMCTYLTSGKKTKLGLLSSSLKVWILLKELLWKTQTLV
- the LOC120712173 gene encoding ribonuclease E/G-like protein, chloroplastic isoform X3; this encodes MAARTLAPPSPLGSMWGPPRAPAGSPVTEASAAAAHAARRGGAAVSPALSGLRGRHSLCSVQFMDGLGSNIQAEVNLALSPKASMSNGNDDSTITRKGFCTISWNLKADIQDGYLIFITGDPVTLGCWESNMAIQLAPSVESNNIWTAEIKVPYGVHFKYNYFVREEKGSSSDIIWRPGPDYSLSIPSVGRKKQFIVVKDLWMKTSVAGLPAPSWGSWLMEAGSLEGEYFEGGNHWSIAEAHSARDTADQDLSVGEHIILKIGNGTPLHAKLLSENLSTSMHNNVIDKPNANNITDKPNADNINQHGRYQLIEEPWILESIVASKKPVARVKDKKGKKKFVNNKHDSSRASECMPQEDQPVEEPWLFESMVEANETLVHADGKIEAKDIIRKLRKIEKPPEPLEENKPTTGEPSSRVILINSSVCTMQRIAVLEDGKLVELLLEPIKNNVQCDSIYLGIVTKLVPHMGGAFVDIGISRPSLMSIKQNRDPFVYPQVVKNSRADPADDSYYNEENLPTYDEDDDMSDDEFADEETHDASSSFPVENITDNEEGMTLIPDAKIDIADSAEFEGISGYDEDKDDENDHMEDEYIEEILQADQSEISNDLKTLSSIQHALRESNDDTNGSRWSQVRKGTKIMVQVVKEGLGTKGPTLSPFPCLRSRFWILVSCGNKVGVSKKITGIERTRLKGITKLLRPPGFTLTARTVAAGHSWEDLQRDLDGLLSTWKVITEHAQSAALAAEEGVDGAVPVMLHRAKGQALSVVQDDFNEKVKRLVVDSPRTYHEVTSYLKEVAPELCSRVDLYEKRKPIFDEYNIEKEIDNILCKRVPLNNGGSLVIEQTEALVSIDVNGGHSMFGQGTSQEKAILEVNLEAAKQIARELRLRDIGGIIVVDFIDMTDDLNKRLVYEEMKKAVEKDRSTVGVSELSKLGLMEITRKRVRPSVTFMISEPCTCCHGTGRVEALDTSFSKIEREICRRLAASRRKSDPEKPKSWPRFVLRVDHEMCTYLTSGKKTKLGLLSSSLKVWILLKKQHR